The genomic DNA CGCACGCGGGACGATCCGCGGGTGGTCGGCGTCGATCTCCGGCAGACTCGCGCGTCGTTCGGCGTCCGCCACCGTGTCGGCACCCAGCGCCGCGGCGCTGTAGTACCCGCCGAGTGTCAACGCCGCGAGCAACACCACGACGGCGACACCACCGGCGAACTGTACGCCCACCTCGCCGGACAACCGGCCGCGGAGGCGGTACAGCACGACGCCGCCCACCGCGACCGCGACGAGCAGTTCCGGCGTCGTGTACACCCCCATCACGATCCCGTGGAGCCACGGTCTGACGAAGTAGCCGACGCCGAGCAGTACGACCAGCAGCACCGCCGGGCCGACGAGTCCACGCGCGCCACCGCCACTGGACCCCGACGGGTTCACGTCGACATCGAAGTCGTCGCCGTCGTCACTCATCGTGATACCCGGAGTGTGGCGGCGGGCAAGTATGTTCGGGTCACGTCTCTGTCGGTGAAAGTCGGTTCTCCGGCGCGTTCACGTCGGTCCAGTCTCGTCGTAGTCGGTGGCCCGCAGTCGGCGACTCGACCACGCCGCCAGGGCTATCCCCGCCGGGGACACAGTGACCACGTGCCGAGTGTCAGCGACACCTACATCGAGAACAGAGAGCGCGTCCAGCCGGACGACGCGAACAACTACGGCTCCGCACACGGGGGCAACGTCGTCAAGTGGATGGACGAGGTGGGGGCGCTGTCGGCGATGCGACTCGCCGGCACGACCTGTGTCACGGCCCGGATCGACAGTCTGAGCTTCGAACGGCCGATCCCGCAGGGAGACACCTGTGTCGTCGAGTCGTACGCCTACGCCACCGGGCGGACGAGCGTCCGCGTCCGTCTCCGGGCGTTCCGCGAGTCGCCCCGTACCGGCGAGCGCGAACAGACGACGGACTCGTACTTCGTCTTCGTCGCCGTCGACGACGAGATGCTCCCGACGGAGGTCCCCGAGTTGACCGTCGAGGGGGAACGCTGTCGTGCCCTCCGCGACGAGGCGCTCGCCGGCGAGGAGTCGAACTGAAAGCGGCGAGATCGATCCGAGACAACCGAGACCGATCCGAGACGGATCAGACCGATCCGAGACGACCGGGACCGACCTGTCCGCTCAGAGACGGTCCGCCAGCCGGTCTCCCGTCTCTAACCCATTGCGCAGCGCCGTGTGGAGTCGTGCCTCGCCGCCGACCCAGTCGCCCAGTACCCACAGCCCCTCCTCTTCGGCGGCCTCGCGGGCCGCAGTCGGGAGTTCGTCCTCCGGCAGCGCGTAGCGCCACCCTTGGTTGTCGGTCCAGTCGGGGTCTCGGAGTCGGTCGTCGCCGACGATGTCGGCGGCGTGATCCGCGAGCCGGTCGACGTTCTCGTCGGGGTCGTCGTCGTAGTGCTCGACAGACCACTCGTGGTTCGCCTGGACGATCAACAGCGACTCGCCATCGGGGACGTGGCCCGCCTTACACTCCTCGCGGGAGATCCAGCCGACCGCGTGCTCTTTCGTCGTGTCGACGAGCCCGTAGTACGGCACGTCCAGTGGGAACTCGTAGTGGAGCACCGCGGTCCAGATCGTCCGGTAGGACACGTCGCTCGCGGCGTCGACGAGTCGCTCGCGAGCCGGCGAGTCCCACTCGGCCGTCTCCAGCAGTTCGGCAGTCTGAGGTGCGGGCGGGTTCGCCAACAGCACGTCGAACGGGCCGTGTCGGTCTCCGTCGGTGTCGACCAGCGACCACGTCTCCGCCTCGGCGTCGTGTCCGATCGTCTCGACGCGCGTTCGCCGGTGGACCGTCGCGTCCGTCCGGCCGAACAGTCGCTTGGCGATCTGTGTGAGTCCGGCCTCGTAGGACCACTTGTGGTCGTCGGCGTCGCGCCCCGGCGAGACGTCGCCCTCGGCGTCGAATGTGTAGATTGGTTCGCTCGCGTCCACCAGCCCTTCGTCGTCGAGGCGCTCGGTCAACAGGTCGACGACGCGGTCGTCGGCGGACTTCACGTAGTTCGCGCCGTAGTCGTAGGTCAACGCCTCGTGCCGGCGCGTGGCCGCACGCCCACACAGGCCGCCAGACTTCTCCAACACCGTCACCTCGGCGTCGACACCCGACGTTGCGAGTTGGAACACTGCCGCCGCGGACGCCGCGCCGGCTCCGATGACTCCGATTCGTGTCACGGAACGACTTACGACTTGGACCGACAAAACCCCACGCTCTTCGGCGACGTGTCGCCTCGGCGGAGTCGCGCCGGAACCGACGGCCGAAGTTGAAAAAGCGCCCGCGTCCTCAGTCGTCTGCGGGTGCCGTCTGCAGGTCCTGTTCGCCGGCGCGGTCGTGGAGGAGACACGCCGACTTGTGGTCGTCGCCGTGATCGGTGTACTCGGGGTTCGTCTCCTCACACGGCGTCGAGAACTGCATCATCGTCTCCGCGGCCCCGGGCTGGTCGTCCGCGAGCAACTGCTCGAACGTCTCGTCGAGTGCCTCGGCGACCGTCGGGTCGTCGGCGCTCGTCGGGAGCTCGAACTCCTCGCGGATCTCCGTCTCGACGGCCTCGTCGGACACCGCCTCGGCGCTCTCGCTCTCCGCGGCCAGCCCCGCACGGGTGCTCTCGACGTCGATCTCGCCCGTTCGGACCTTGTCGCGGAACGTCAACAGCGCCCGCCAGTCCTCCTGGTCCAAATCGTACTCGTCGGGCATGATGACGCGGTGACACCGGGTGTGGAACCGACAGCCGTCCGGCGGCGCCGTCGGACTCGGGACCGTCCCGTTCAACTCGATGTTCTCGCGACCGGCACGCGGATCGGGCTGGGGAATCGCCGACAGCAGCGCCTCCGTGTACGGGTGCTGTGGGTCCGCGAACACCTGGTCGGTCGGCCCCAACTCGACGATCTCGCCGAGGTACATCACCGCGACCCTGTCACACACCTCGCGGATGACCGACATGTCGTGGCTGATGAACAGCATCGACAGCCCGAACTCCTCTTGAATCTCGTTGATGAGAGAAAGGATCTCCGCGCGGATCGACACGTCCAGCGCGGACACGGGCTCGTCCGCCACGATGAAGTCCGGGTTCAACACGAGTGCCCGAGCCAGCGCGATACGCTGTTTCTGCCCGCCGGAGAACTCGTGAGGGTACCGGTCGTAGTCGCTCGCCATCAGTCCGACCCGCTCCAGCAGGTCCTCGACGATGGCTCGGCGACGGTGTCTGTCGGTCATCCCGTGGACCTCCAGCAGCTCCGCCACCGACTTCCCGACCTTCATCCGTGGGTCGAAACTCGACGACGGGTCCTGGAAGATCATCTGTGCGTCCCGACGGAACCGCTTCAGTTCCTGGTCGTCGAACTCCGTGATGTCGTTCGGGTGCGTGCCGTCGGCGTTGCGACTCTTGCCGCCGCGACCGCCGCCGTTGAAGATCACTTCCCCGTCGGTCGGGTCCTCCAGGCGGATGATCGAGGAGGCCGCCGTCGACTTCCCACACCCGGACTCGCCGACGAGCCCGAGCGTCTCGCCCGGCTGGATGTCGAAGGAGATTCCGTCGACCGCCTTCGCCGCGCCGACCTGCCGGTTGAGGATCCCCTTCTTGATCGGGTAGTGCTTCTTCAGGTTCCGCACGGAGACGATCGGTTCCTCAGTCATCCGCGACACCTCCGCTGCGAGCCGCACCACTGTCGTCGCCGGTGATCACGGACTCGTCGTACCCCGGCCCGTAGTAGATGCAGGAGGCACTGTGGTCGTCCGCGACCTCGTGCTCCGGCGGGTGCTCGCCCGTGTGACAGGCGTCGACTGCGTAGTCACACCTGGGGGCGAACCGACAGCCGTCCGGCACGTTCACCGGACTCGGGAGCGACCCGCCGATCCCCTCGACCGCCTTGCTCCTGCCGGGGAGACACTCCATCAGCGCCTTCGTGTACGGGTGCGAGGGGTTCTCGAACACCTCGAACACGTCGCCACGTTCCATCACCTTCCCGGCGTACATCACGACCACGTGGTCGGCGATCTCCGCGACCACACCGAGGTCGTGCGTGACGAAGAGCACACCCATCCCGTAGTCGTCTTGCAGCCGGTCGAGCAGGTCGAGGATCTCCGCCTGGACGGTCACGTCCAGTGCCGTCGTCGGCTCGTCGGCGATCAACAGGTCCGGGTTCGTCACCAGCGCCATCGCGATCATCACGCGCTGTTTCTGGCCACCGGAGAACTCGTGCGGGTAGTCGTCGAACCGCGCGGCGGCGTTGGCGATCCCACACTCCGAGAGGAGTTC from Halobaculum sp. MBLA0147 includes the following:
- a CDS encoding acyl-CoA thioesterase, with the protein product MPSVSDTYIENRERVQPDDANNYGSAHGGNVVKWMDEVGALSAMRLAGTTCVTARIDSLSFERPIPQGDTCVVESYAYATGRTSVRVRLRAFRESPRTGEREQTTDSYFVFVAVDDEMLPTEVPELTVEGERCRALRDEALAGEESN
- a CDS encoding NAD(P)/FAD-dependent oxidoreductase, yielding MTRIGVIGAGAASAAAVFQLATSGVDAEVTVLEKSGGLCGRAATRRHEALTYDYGANYVKSADDRVVDLLTERLDDEGLVDASEPIYTFDAEGDVSPGRDADDHKWSYEAGLTQIAKRLFGRTDATVHRRTRVETIGHDAEAETWSLVDTDGDRHGPFDVLLANPPAPQTAELLETAEWDSPARERLVDAASDVSYRTIWTAVLHYEFPLDVPYYGLVDTTKEHAVGWISREECKAGHVPDGESLLIVQANHEWSVEHYDDDPDENVDRLADHAADIVGDDRLRDPDWTDNQGWRYALPEDELPTAAREAAEEEGLWVLGDWVGGEARLHTALRNGLETGDRLADRL
- a CDS encoding ABC transporter ATP-binding protein, which produces MTEEPIVSVRNLKKHYPIKKGILNRQVGAAKAVDGISFDIQPGETLGLVGESGCGKSTAASSIIRLEDPTDGEVIFNGGGRGGKSRNADGTHPNDITEFDDQELKRFRRDAQMIFQDPSSSFDPRMKVGKSVAELLEVHGMTDRHRRRAIVEDLLERVGLMASDYDRYPHEFSGGQKQRIALARALVLNPDFIVADEPVSALDVSIRAEILSLINEIQEEFGLSMLFISHDMSVIREVCDRVAVMYLGEIVELGPTDQVFADPQHPYTEALLSAIPQPDPRAGRENIELNGTVPSPTAPPDGCRFHTRCHRVIMPDEYDLDQEDWRALLTFRDKVRTGEIDVESTRAGLAAESESAEAVSDEAVETEIREEFELPTSADDPTVAEALDETFEQLLADDQPGAAETMMQFSTPCEETNPEYTDHGDDHKSACLLHDRAGEQDLQTAPADD
- a CDS encoding ABC transporter ATP-binding protein, whose amino-acid sequence is MSGTPPLLEVEDLTTTFDTDGGTVTAVDGVDFTVAEEETVCIVGESGSGKTVATESVSRIVKSPPGHIEGSIRFRGEEVTEMDDESLQDLRGGKIAHIFQNPQDALNHCYTVGWQIVEAVQMHEDVSREAARERGIELLSECGIANAAARFDDYPHEFSGGQKQRVMIAMALVTNPDLLIADEPTTALDVTVQAEILDLLDRLQDDYGMGVLFVTHDLGVVAEIADHVVVMYAGKVMERGDVFEVFENPSHPYTKALMECLPGRSKAVEGIGGSLPSPVNVPDGCRFAPRCDYAVDACHTGEHPPEHEVADDHSASCIYYGPGYDESVITGDDSGAARSGGVADD